Proteins encoded together in one Mus musculus strain C57BL/6J chromosome 16, GRCm38.p6 C57BL/6J window:
- the Ccdc188 gene encoding coiled-coil domain-containing protein 188 isoform X7, which yields MEDTWISPVRDLGKATASSRPAPTQLQGRTLGSAEQSFLQLEQENQSLKRQNQDLREQLGALLGPGQQFLPLCSEHSSCTALAWVSGSTHGPMQSRTHSAAPPAVHSLGNDPGAFPQSPESATWPLEDRAPVQLLRQELCPGKEYFVRQSQSELQQIRLSFERKKMAITEVWDGVAEVHMALNNQATGLLVGRQRTMVGMMAMRASGCGPVMGRRTGFTSSASQNLKKDIRGVLEQMEDIQLEILGERAHCRTQARKQQQMMEKGRPQMGCSEGLKGHLWLLALRLLLGALLACTAAYVYVVDPTPFEGLVPPLLSRAAVWKLRALLGPFLRLEVDDFLPF from the exons ATGGAGGATACCTGGATCAGCCCTGTCAGGGATTT AGGAAAGGCCACAGCTTCATCTAGACCAGCTCCCACACAGCTTCAGGGCAGGACACTGGGGTCTGCAGAACAATCCTTTCTGCAGCTGGAGCAGGAGAACCAGAGTCTG aaaaGGCAGAACCAGGACCTTCGGGAGCAACTGGGGGCCCTCCTGGGGCCAGGGCAGCAGTTCCTACCTCTATGTTCCGAGCACTCAAGCTGTACAGCCCTGGCCTGGGTAAGCGGGAGCACGCACGGACCCATGCAGTCCCGGACCCATTCAGCAGCACCTCCAGCTGTCCACAGCCTTGGGAATGACCCAGGGGCTTTCCCACAGTCTCCCGAGTCAGCCACCTGGCCCCTGGAAGACAGGGCACCTGTGCAGCTGCTGCGGCAGGAGCTCTGCCCAGGGAAAGAGTACTTTGTGCGGCAGTCCCAG AGTGAGCTGCAACAGATCCGATTGTCCTTTGAGAGGAAGAAGATGGCCATTACTGAG GTGTGGGATGGTGTGGCCGAAGTACACATGGCTCTGAACAACCAAGCCACCGGGCTCCTGGTAGGTCGTCAGAGGACCATGGTAGGGATGATGGCCATGAGGGCCAGTGGATGTGGCCCAGTGATGGGCCGGAGGACTGGCTtcacttcctctgcctctcagaaCCTCAAGAAGGACATCCGGGGTGTGTTAGAGCAGATGGAAGACATTCAGCTGGAGATACTGGG GGAGAGGGCCCATTGCCGCACTCAGGCCAGGAAGCAACAGCAAATGATGGAG AAAGGCAGGCCACAGATGGGATGTTCCGAGGGCCTAAAGGGCCACCTCTG GCTGCTGGCCTTGAGGCTGCTGCTGGGTGCTCTGCTGGCTTGCACAGCGGCCTACGTATACGTGGTGGACCCCACACCCTTCGAGGGGCTGGTACCACCCCTGCTGAGCAGAGCTGCTGTCTGGAAGCTCAGGGCCCTACTGGGCCCCTTCTTGCGCCTCGAAGTGGACGACTTCCTGCCTTTCTAG
- the Ccdc188 gene encoding coiled-coil domain-containing protein 188 isoform X9, whose product MAITEVWDGVAEVHMALNNQATGLLVGRQRTMVGMMAMRASGCGPVMGRRTGFTSSASQNLKKDIRGVLEQMEDIQLEILGERAHCRTQARKQQQMMEKGRPQMGCSEGLKGHLWLLALRLLLGALLACTAAYVYVVDPTPFEGLVPPLLSRAAVWKLRALLGPFLRLEVDDFLPF is encoded by the exons ATGGCCATTACTGAG GTGTGGGATGGTGTGGCCGAAGTACACATGGCTCTGAACAACCAAGCCACCGGGCTCCTGGTAGGTCGTCAGAGGACCATGGTAGGGATGATGGCCATGAGGGCCAGTGGATGTGGCCCAGTGATGGGCCGGAGGACTGGCTtcacttcctctgcctctcagaaCCTCAAGAAGGACATCCGGGGTGTGTTAGAGCAGATGGAAGACATTCAGCTGGAGATACTGGG GGAGAGGGCCCATTGCCGCACTCAGGCCAGGAAGCAACAGCAAATGATGGAG AAAGGCAGGCCACAGATGGGATGTTCCGAGGGCCTAAAGGGCCACCTCTG GCTGCTGGCCTTGAGGCTGCTGCTGGGTGCTCTGCTGGCTTGCACAGCGGCCTACGTATACGTGGTGGACCCCACACCCTTCGAGGGGCTGGTACCACCCCTGCTGAGCAGAGCTGCTGTCTGGAAGCTCAGGGCCCTACTGGGCCCCTTCTTGCGCCTCGAAGTGGACGACTTCCTGCCTTTCTAG
- the Ccdc188 gene encoding coiled-coil domain-containing protein 188 isoform X8 — MEDTWISPVRDLGKATASSRPAPTQLQGRTLGSAEQSFLQLEQENQSLKRQNQDLREQLGALLGPGQQFLPLCSEHSSCTALAWSPESATWPLEDRAPVQLLRQELCPGKEYFVRQSQSELQQIRLSFERKKMAITEVWDGVAEVHMALNNQATGLLNLKKDIRGVLEQMEDIQLEILGERAHCRTQARKQQQMMEKGRPQMGCSEGLKGHLWLLALRLLLGALLACTAAYVYVVDPTPFEGLVPPLLSRAAVWKLRALLGPFLRLEVDDFLPF; from the exons ATGGAGGATACCTGGATCAGCCCTGTCAGGGATTT AGGAAAGGCCACAGCTTCATCTAGACCAGCTCCCACACAGCTTCAGGGCAGGACACTGGGGTCTGCAGAACAATCCTTTCTGCAGCTGGAGCAGGAGAACCAGAGTCTG aaaaGGCAGAACCAGGACCTTCGGGAGCAACTGGGGGCCCTCCTGGGGCCAGGGCAGCAGTTCCTACCTCTATGTTCCGAGCACTCAAGCTGTACAGCCCTGGCCTGG TCTCCCGAGTCAGCCACCTGGCCCCTGGAAGACAGGGCACCTGTGCAGCTGCTGCGGCAGGAGCTCTGCCCAGGGAAAGAGTACTTTGTGCGGCAGTCCCAG AGTGAGCTGCAACAGATCCGATTGTCCTTTGAGAGGAAGAAGATGGCCATTACTGAG GTGTGGGATGGTGTGGCCGAAGTACACATGGCTCTGAACAACCAAGCCACCGGGCTCCTG aaCCTCAAGAAGGACATCCGGGGTGTGTTAGAGCAGATGGAAGACATTCAGCTGGAGATACTGGG GGAGAGGGCCCATTGCCGCACTCAGGCCAGGAAGCAACAGCAAATGATGGAG AAAGGCAGGCCACAGATGGGATGTTCCGAGGGCCTAAAGGGCCACCTCTG GCTGCTGGCCTTGAGGCTGCTGCTGGGTGCTCTGCTGGCTTGCACAGCGGCCTACGTATACGTGGTGGACCCCACACCCTTCGAGGGGCTGGTACCACCCCTGCTGAGCAGAGCTGCTGTCTGGAAGCTCAGGGCCCTACTGGGCCCCTTCTTGCGCCTCGAAGTGGACGACTTCCTGCCTTTCTAG